Proteins encoded by one window of Anderseniella sp. Alg231-50:
- a CDS encoding TRAP transporter large permease subunit, producing the protein MISDPAQYLAIALFVSFVLLIFTGYPVAWIMGGLAVLFTAISVFSDGHLDTFFGVDWGYSSIVVARIYAVMNNWVLVALPMFVFMGIMMDKSGIAEDLMTDLAKLFGRINGGIAITVVLIGVLLAASTGIIGASVVLLAILGVPMMLKHNYDASLACGVVCATGTLGILIPPSIMLVLMADQIRVSVGDLFMGAMLPGLMLGGLYVAFILIYAWLRPTVAPAPENAEPVSFGLVLRVLKSTVPPATLIVAVLGSIFFGIATPTEASGVGALGATLLALFRRRLSFSALHEVLQGTMKTTSYIFALFVGATAFSLVLRGFGGDALIEDSLTALPFGPSGVVVVVLLITFLLGFVLDWIEITLIILPLLAPVLLGLGVDLVWFAVLFAVCLQTSFITPPVGFALFYMKGVAPKGIDTMTIYKGIIPFMTIQLIGVALVFSFPKLATWLPTVAYGP; encoded by the coding sequence ATGATCTCCGACCCCGCCCAGTACCTGGCCATCGCCCTGTTTGTCTCCTTCGTCCTGCTGATCTTCACGGGCTATCCGGTCGCCTGGATAATGGGTGGACTGGCCGTGCTGTTCACGGCCATCTCGGTGTTTTCCGACGGTCACCTCGATACGTTCTTTGGTGTTGACTGGGGCTACAGTTCCATTGTCGTTGCGCGCATCTACGCCGTCATGAACAACTGGGTTCTGGTGGCATTGCCGATGTTTGTGTTCATGGGAATCATGATGGACAAGTCCGGCATCGCCGAAGACCTGATGACGGATCTGGCCAAACTGTTTGGACGGATCAACGGCGGCATAGCAATTACAGTTGTGCTGATCGGTGTGCTGCTGGCGGCATCGACAGGCATTATCGGCGCATCCGTTGTGCTGCTCGCCATACTGGGCGTTCCGATGATGCTCAAGCACAACTATGACGCATCCTTGGCTTGTGGCGTTGTCTGCGCGACCGGCACGTTGGGCATACTGATACCACCGTCAATCATGCTGGTTCTGATGGCTGATCAGATCCGGGTTTCTGTCGGGGACCTGTTCATGGGTGCGATGTTGCCCGGACTGATGCTTGGCGGCCTCTACGTCGCTTTCATTTTGATATATGCATGGTTGCGGCCGACAGTTGCACCAGCGCCTGAAAATGCCGAGCCCGTATCGTTTGGTCTCGTTCTGCGAGTTTTGAAATCCACGGTCCCGCCTGCAACCCTGATTGTTGCTGTTCTCGGCAGCATCTTCTTTGGCATCGCCACACCTACCGAAGCCTCCGGCGTCGGTGCGCTTGGTGCCACACTCCTCGCGTTGTTTCGCCGCCGGTTGTCATTTTCAGCATTGCACGAAGTCCTGCAGGGCACGATGAAAACGACCTCTTACATTTTCGCCCTGTTTGTCGGGGCCACGGCATTCTCGCTTGTGCTGCGCGGGTTCGGTGGTGACGCGTTGATAGAAGATAGCCTGACTGCTCTGCCGTTCGGCCCCAGTGGTGTCGTGGTTGTTGTGCTGCTTATCACCTTTCTGCTGGGCTTCGTCCTCGACTGGATCGAAATCACACTGATTATCCTGCCGCTCCTGGCACCGGTTTTGCTCGGTCTGGGTGTTGACCTGGTATGGTTCGCCGTTCTGTTCGCTGTCTGCCTGCAAACGTCATTCATTACACCGCCGGTCGGTTTTGCGCTGTTCTACATGAAGGGAGTTGCGCCGAAAGGCATTGACACAATGACCATCTACAAAGGCATCATTCCTTTCATGACAATTCAGCTGATCGGTGTTGCACTTGTGTTTTCTTTCCCCAAACTTGCAACCTGGCTGCCAACGGTTGCTTACGGACCATGA
- a CDS encoding RidA family protein — protein sequence MLKRLAPDTIRKVPQTFQKIYSHAVEITAAERLLFMAGQIGVAPDGKALESFDEQCHQAMANVEALLSDAGMTQADMLRVTYYLTNAEDLPSLGKIRNTRWGSDQPPAVTTLVVAALAAPELLVEIEVVAGI from the coding sequence ATGCTGAAGCGACTGGCGCCGGACACAATTCGAAAAGTCCCTCAAACCTTCCAGAAAATCTACAGCCATGCAGTCGAAATAACGGCGGCGGAACGCCTGCTTTTCATGGCCGGGCAAATCGGTGTCGCGCCAGACGGCAAGGCGCTGGAGAGTTTTGATGAACAGTGCCACCAGGCCATGGCCAACGTGGAAGCCCTGCTGAGCGATGCCGGCATGACACAGGCCGACATGCTTCGGGTGACCTACTACCTGACCAATGCCGAAGATCTGCCGAGCCTTGGCAAAATTCGCAATACACGGTGGGGGTCGGACCAGCCACCAGCGGTAACAACCCTCGTCGTGGCGGCGCTGGCAGCCCCTGAACTGCTGGTGGAGATCGAGGTTGTGGCAGGTATCTGA
- a CDS encoding isoprenylcysteine carboxylmethyltransferase family protein, producing MSISIAALCLLIFLVIQRLGELVLARRNTARLLAKGAYEVGAEHYPLMIALHASWLVALVYFGIGQPVSIGWLAVFAVLQLLRAWIIFSLGGRWTTRIIVVSDPLVTKGPFAWVKHPNYLVVIAEMLTVPMILGLPVLAAVFSALNAAMLTIRISAEEAAIRRYR from the coding sequence ATGTCAATTTCCATTGCTGCCTTGTGCCTTCTGATCTTTCTTGTGATCCAGCGGTTGGGCGAATTGGTACTGGCGCGCCGAAACACTGCGAGGTTGCTGGCGAAAGGAGCCTATGAGGTAGGTGCCGAGCATTATCCCCTGATGATTGCCCTGCATGCGTCCTGGCTGGTGGCCCTGGTGTATTTCGGTATCGGCCAGCCGGTGTCGATTGGCTGGTTGGCAGTGTTTGCAGTGTTGCAGCTGCTGCGCGCCTGGATCATCTTCAGCCTTGGGGGCAGGTGGACAACGCGGATCATCGTGGTCAGTGATCCGCTGGTCACAAAGGGGCCGTTTGCCTGGGTCAAACACCCCAATTATCTGGTGGTGATTGCGGAAATGCTGACCGTGCCGATGATCCTGGGGCTGCCTGTCCTGGCGGCGGTTTTCTCGGCACTCAATGCTGCCATGCTGACCATCCGCATAAGCGCCGAAGAGGCCGCTATCAGGCGCTACAGGTGA
- a CDS encoding DHA2 family efflux MFS transporter permease subunit has product MCVGMFMAILDIQIVATSLPAIRDALNISPDRMSWIQTAYLIAEVIAIPLTGLLSRALSGRRLFLGALTLFTLASIGCAFSPDFATLIVFRILQGLAGGCLIPLVFSAVFLMFPVRQQGLATTIAGVLAVLAPTLGPTVGGYITQTYSWPWLFLVNVLPGIASVAIAAVLLPRAAGDLRLLRRMDWIGLAALALGLALLEISLKEAPERGWTSLLILGLLATVIVSLAGFVVRSLRRDLPIADLGLFRDRNFAIACALSFIFGMGLFGSVYLMPVFLGLVRGHGPLDIGLVMLVTGVAQLLAAPVAVQLEQRVDARILTAGGFLCFAAGLGWSFFQTAATDFDGMFWPQVVRGCAIMFCLLPPTRIALGLLAESKVPDGSALFNLMRNLGGAIGVALIDTVIWQRVEMHSKDIGTRLVELDPDAAAFADISVHEIPSVAFVPPESIVEMIRPQVEKAGLTLAINDAWAMVAALTAIGVLLIPFVRRTDRAP; this is encoded by the coding sequence ATGTGCGTCGGCATGTTCATGGCCATCCTGGATATCCAGATTGTGGCGACATCCCTGCCGGCGATCCGCGATGCCCTCAACATCTCTCCGGACCGGATGAGCTGGATTCAGACCGCTTATCTGATTGCCGAGGTGATCGCGATACCGCTGACCGGATTGTTGTCGCGCGCACTGTCCGGGCGGCGGCTTTTTCTGGGCGCGCTCACATTGTTCACCCTGGCCTCGATTGGCTGCGCGTTCAGCCCGGACTTTGCCACCCTCATCGTCTTCCGCATTCTGCAGGGTCTGGCCGGCGGGTGCCTGATCCCGCTGGTTTTTTCGGCTGTATTCCTGATGTTCCCCGTCCGCCAGCAGGGACTTGCCACGACGATTGCAGGTGTGTTGGCAGTGCTGGCGCCGACGCTTGGTCCCACCGTCGGCGGCTACATCACCCAGACTTACAGCTGGCCCTGGCTGTTCCTGGTCAACGTGCTGCCCGGCATTGCCTCGGTGGCCATAGCGGCGGTGTTGCTGCCCCGCGCCGCCGGCGATTTGAGGCTGCTGCGGCGCATGGACTGGATCGGGCTTGCAGCCCTCGCACTGGGCCTTGCATTGCTGGAAATTTCGCTCAAGGAAGCGCCGGAAAGGGGCTGGACCTCGCTGCTGATCCTGGGCCTGCTGGCAACGGTCATTGTATCGCTGGCAGGCTTTGTCGTCAGGTCGTTGCGCCGTGATCTGCCGATTGCAGACCTGGGCCTGTTTCGCGACCGCAACTTCGCCATTGCCTGTGCACTCAGTTTCATCTTCGGCATGGGACTGTTCGGTTCGGTTTACCTGATGCCGGTGTTTCTGGGACTGGTGCGCGGGCACGGACCGCTGGACATCGGGCTGGTGATGCTGGTGACCGGCGTCGCCCAGTTGCTCGCAGCTCCTGTCGCGGTCCAGCTGGAACAACGCGTCGATGCGCGAATTCTAACGGCGGGCGGATTCTTGTGTTTTGCAGCCGGGCTTGGCTGGAGCTTCTTCCAGACGGCAGCGACGGATTTCGACGGCATGTTCTGGCCGCAGGTGGTGCGCGGCTGCGCCATCATGTTCTGCCTGCTGCCGCCGACCCGTATCGCACTTGGCCTGCTCGCCGAGAGCAAGGTTCCCGACGGCAGCGCCCTGTTCAATCTGATGCGCAACCTTGGCGGGGCAATTGGCGTTGCCCTGATTGACACGGTGATCTGGCAACGGGTGGAGATGCATTCAAAAGACATCGGTACCAGGCTCGTAGAACTGGACCCGGACGCGGCCGCGTTTGCAGACATCTCTGTTCATGAAATTCCGTCCGTGGCGTTTGTGCCGCCGGAAAGCATCGTCGAGATGATCCGCCCGCAGGTGGAAAAGGCCGGGCTTACCCTGGCCATCAACGATGCCTGGGCGATGGTCGCCGCCCTGACGGCGATTGGCGTATTGCTCATTCCGTTTGTACGCCGCACCGACCGGGCGCCCTAG
- a CDS encoding IclR family transcriptional regulator: MNSLRYEPSVTVRRSILRDLSEKLKETVSLAIPQGTKLIYFDRLESHWPFQVNLRVGDALPLHCCASGKLYLSTMDTEAALGVFDRIAHKVSARNTIVEATRFEAELYDIRSAGYSLDNEEWFDDMVGASVPIFSDSGALVACLSTHALVTRKPIQTLRDEIPFMQKAAGELKSVLLG, encoded by the coding sequence TTGAACAGCCTGCGCTATGAACCCAGTGTCACTGTCAGGCGGTCCATTCTGCGTGATCTGTCAGAGAAATTGAAAGAGACGGTCAGCCTTGCAATACCGCAGGGCACCAAGCTCATCTATTTCGACCGTCTCGAGTCGCATTGGCCCTTTCAGGTCAATCTCAGGGTTGGTGACGCGTTGCCTCTTCATTGTTGCGCATCCGGAAAATTGTATCTTTCGACGATGGATACAGAAGCAGCGCTGGGGGTGTTTGACCGGATTGCCCACAAAGTGTCTGCGAGGAACACGATTGTCGAAGCAACCCGGTTCGAAGCCGAGCTCTATGATATCCGCTCGGCCGGGTATTCGCTGGACAACGAAGAATGGTTCGATGACATGGTCGGCGCATCAGTGCCTATATTCAGCGATTCCGGAGCCTTGGTGGCTTGCCTTTCAACGCACGCACTCGTGACGCGTAAACCGATCCAGACCTTGAGAGATGAAATCCCGTTTATGCAGAAAGCAGCGGGTGAATTGAAGTCAGTCTTGCTCGGCTAA
- a CDS encoding iron-containing alcohol dehydrogenase: protein MRDTVGICAPRYLDVGSGAVNDIANLLGKIGKVHNPLIVTDKVMVDIGIAGRVQKLLADAGMASDVFDKILPDPTDEMVLAGIDVLENGKHDCVIGLGGGSPLDAGKAIAVMAKNSRDIQDYRPPSQFNGSGLPMIAIPTTAGTGSEVTHHTVIIHNATREKISCRGEGFVPSAAIVDFGLSLSKPRRLIADNALDTLTHAIEAYVSRKATLYSDRMALDCMRLVAANVEKAYNDPKDMPAREALMLAATFGGLAFSNASIALVHAMSRPLGSLFHVPHGMSNAMLLPTITDYSWQAAPQRYADCGRVLGLASADDDDMQACDALVAGLYEYNRRLEVPTLSRFGIDEAAYQAAMAQMAEDAVRSGAPGNNPKIADQNEITDLYQKAWA, encoded by the coding sequence ATGCGCGACACTGTTGGGATATGCGCACCGCGATACCTGGATGTTGGCAGCGGTGCTGTTAATGACATCGCCAACTTGCTCGGCAAAATCGGCAAGGTGCACAATCCACTCATCGTCACAGACAAGGTCATGGTCGATATCGGCATTGCAGGTCGCGTTCAGAAATTGCTTGCTGATGCCGGTATGGCCTCAGACGTGTTTGACAAAATTCTTCCTGACCCGACTGACGAAATGGTGCTTGCCGGTATTGATGTTTTGGAGAACGGAAAGCATGACTGTGTGATCGGTTTGGGCGGTGGCAGTCCACTTGATGCCGGCAAGGCAATTGCCGTGATGGCAAAGAACAGTCGTGACATTCAGGATTACCGTCCGCCCAGCCAGTTCAACGGATCGGGATTGCCAATGATCGCAATTCCCACGACCGCGGGCACCGGATCGGAGGTGACCCACCACACCGTCATCATCCACAATGCAACCCGTGAGAAGATATCCTGCCGCGGAGAGGGGTTCGTTCCGAGCGCGGCGATTGTAGACTTTGGACTGTCGCTTTCAAAACCAAGGCGGTTGATCGCAGACAACGCGCTCGACACCCTCACTCATGCCATCGAAGCTTATGTCAGCCGCAAGGCAACGCTGTACTCTGATCGCATGGCCCTGGACTGCATGCGTCTCGTCGCGGCCAACGTCGAAAAGGCATACAATGATCCCAAAGACATGCCCGCCCGCGAAGCATTGATGCTGGCGGCCACATTTGGCGGGCTGGCTTTCTCGAATGCGTCGATTGCCCTGGTACACGCGATGAGCCGGCCATTGGGCAGCTTGTTTCATGTGCCTCACGGCATGAGCAACGCGATGCTGCTTCCGACAATCACAGACTATTCCTGGCAAGCTGCCCCGCAACGTTATGCCGACTGCGGGCGGGTTCTTGGATTGGCCAGCGCCGACGACGATGACATGCAGGCATGCGATGCACTGGTCGCGGGGTTATACGAATACAACCGTCGGCTGGAAGTCCCGACACTGTCCAGGTTCGGAATCGATGAAGCGGCCTATCAGGCTGCAATGGCCCAGATGGCCGAAGACGCGGTGCGCTCAGGCGCGCCCGGCAACAACCCCAAAATAGCCGACCAGAACGAAATAACAGACCTTTATCAAAAGGCATGGGCCTGA
- a CDS encoding TRAP transporter small permease subunit: MVQNEDVDLNAASITADVLQHDTPYLRDNSFSRSIDRIVGLIGEAFSWLWIVLLIVIIGNVILRYVFSQGMIELEELQWYLYAAAWLAGLSYTFIHDGHVRVDVINERLSPRAQMCLELFGLLVFFMPFVCFVFYQSLPFVELSWVTGETSTSANGLPARWLIKGCLTFSFILLFLVGLSRLIRVVNTLVNGPATPSEGT; this comes from the coding sequence ATGGTGCAAAATGAAGATGTCGACCTGAACGCAGCCTCGATCACGGCGGATGTGTTGCAGCATGACACGCCCTATCTACGCGACAACTCATTCTCGCGCAGCATCGATCGGATCGTCGGACTGATTGGCGAGGCCTTCAGCTGGCTGTGGATCGTCCTGCTCATCGTTATCATCGGCAACGTCATCCTGCGGTATGTGTTCAGTCAGGGGATGATCGAACTTGAAGAACTGCAATGGTATTTGTATGCCGCCGCCTGGTTGGCAGGATTGTCCTACACCTTCATTCATGACGGCCATGTCAGGGTTGATGTCATCAACGAACGCCTGTCGCCACGTGCTCAGATGTGCCTGGAACTGTTTGGCCTGCTGGTGTTCTTCATGCCCTTTGTCTGCTTCGTTTTCTATCAGTCGCTGCCGTTTGTGGAGTTGTCCTGGGTAACCGGTGAAACATCAACGTCGGCAAACGGTTTGCCTGCACGCTGGCTCATCAAGGGCTGCCTGACATTCAGTTTCATCTTGCTCTTTCTGGTTGGGTTGTCCCGGCTGATCCGGGTCGTGAACACACTGGTAAATGGGCCCGCAACTCCGTCCGAGGGGACATAG
- a CDS encoding LysR substrate-binding domain-containing protein yields the protein MARSHLPPLAAIRVFEAAARHQNFTTAAAELGMTQAAVSYQIKVLEERVGSALFLRRARGVELSEIGTQFAQKSTDALDILSDAFSKARGRTEETLVISVIPTFATNFLAQRLGCFQIDNPSVAVRVEVNQSLVDFASEGFDLAIRSGKGEWPGLKSHLLVPVEFTPMLSPALAEKAGGISHPADLLKLPIIEPSDPWWHQWFDAAGVTDANLATQPGLQFGSQVLEANAAIAGQGIGILTPTFYRDEIEQKRLYQPFDLTCSDGQGYWLVYPESRRNLTKIKLFRHWLETKVAEFNQ from the coding sequence ATGGCGCGATCGCACCTGCCACCACTGGCTGCCATAAGAGTGTTTGAAGCCGCTGCCCGGCATCAAAACTTCACGACCGCAGCCGCTGAACTCGGCATGACCCAGGCAGCGGTGAGTTACCAGATCAAGGTTCTGGAAGAGCGAGTCGGCTCGGCCTTGTTTCTGCGCCGCGCACGCGGGGTCGAACTTTCGGAGATCGGCACCCAGTTTGCGCAAAAATCAACCGATGCGCTGGACATTCTCAGCGATGCCTTTTCCAAGGCCAGGGGCCGTACCGAAGAGACACTCGTGATCAGCGTCATCCCGACGTTTGCGACCAACTTTCTGGCCCAGCGCCTGGGGTGTTTCCAGATCGACAATCCGTCGGTTGCGGTGCGGGTAGAAGTCAACCAGTCTCTGGTCGATTTCGCGTCCGAGGGTTTTGATCTCGCCATCCGCTCCGGCAAGGGCGAGTGGCCCGGCCTGAAAAGCCACTTGCTGGTGCCGGTGGAGTTTACTCCCATGTTGAGCCCTGCGCTTGCAGAAAAGGCTGGCGGTATCAGCCATCCTGCCGACCTTCTGAAACTGCCAATCATCGAACCGTCGGACCCGTGGTGGCATCAATGGTTTGACGCGGCCGGCGTGACGGACGCCAACCTTGCCACGCAACCGGGCCTGCAGTTCGGCTCGCAGGTGCTGGAGGCAAATGCGGCCATTGCCGGCCAGGGGATCGGCATACTCACACCCACATTCTACCGGGACGAGATTGAACAAAAGCGCCTTTACCAGCCGTTTGACCTGACCTGCAGCGATGGCCAGGGCTACTGGCTGGTCTATCCGGAAAGTCGCCGGAACCTCACAAAAATAAAACTGTTTCGACACTGGCTGGAGACCAAGGTGGCCGAGTTCAATCAGTAG
- a CDS encoding TRAP transporter substrate-binding protein encodes MNSLKRKALRMGRRAFGIAAVSAFCFGVAATAPAPALAQEKINWKVQATFNTGWPALGDPIARVSKTLKEATDGRINLKVFEPGKIVPPLEISPSISRGDLPAAYNYMAYDQGRIPAAVLFSAVPFGMEPWEYAAWWFEGEGSKLAEEIYHKENIHPLLCSTIGPETAGWFRKPIKTLDDLKGLKIRFSGLGGMVLDRVGASATLMAGGEIFAALEKGTLDATEYSMPAIDEILGFYKIAKYNLFPGWHQPSTSTHLMINLDKWNAMGKADQALFEMACTAATMRALTTGEALQGAQIKSFPSKGVTAAKLPDEVIEELKNTAATIMKEEAAKDANFAKVWESQKAFHADYQIWKELGYLPRDSK; translated from the coding sequence ATGAACTCATTGAAACGCAAGGCCTTGCGCATGGGACGCAGAGCATTTGGCATCGCGGCGGTGTCCGCATTTTGCTTTGGTGTCGCGGCAACAGCACCGGCACCGGCACTCGCCCAGGAAAAAATAAACTGGAAAGTGCAAGCCACTTTCAATACCGGATGGCCAGCGCTTGGCGATCCGATTGCGCGAGTTTCCAAAACACTCAAGGAAGCAACAGACGGTCGCATCAACCTGAAGGTCTTTGAACCGGGAAAGATAGTGCCGCCGCTGGAGATTTCGCCGTCAATCAGCCGGGGTGACCTGCCTGCAGCCTATAACTACATGGCTTATGATCAGGGCCGTATTCCGGCGGCCGTGCTGTTCTCGGCGGTACCGTTTGGCATGGAGCCCTGGGAATATGCGGCCTGGTGGTTCGAGGGCGAAGGCTCAAAACTCGCCGAGGAAATCTATCACAAAGAGAACATTCACCCGTTGCTGTGCAGCACAATTGGACCGGAAACAGCCGGTTGGTTCCGCAAGCCCATCAAGACCCTGGATGATCTGAAAGGTTTGAAAATCCGGTTCTCGGGCCTGGGCGGCATGGTACTTGACCGTGTTGGAGCTTCCGCAACACTGATGGCCGGCGGTGAGATTTTTGCAGCACTGGAGAAAGGCACGCTTGATGCCACCGAATACTCCATGCCCGCGATTGACGAGATCCTCGGGTTTTACAAGATTGCCAAATACAACCTGTTCCCGGGCTGGCATCAGCCCTCGACCTCAACTCACCTCATGATCAATCTCGATAAATGGAACGCCATGGGCAAGGCCGACCAGGCGTTGTTCGAGATGGCCTGTACCGCTGCCACCATGCGCGCGCTCACCACCGGTGAAGCACTGCAGGGCGCTCAGATCAAGAGCTTCCCCAGCAAAGGTGTAACCGCCGCAAAACTGCCGGATGAAGTCATAGAAGAGCTGAAAAATACAGCCGCGACAATTATGAAAGAAGAAGCCGCCAAAGACGCAAACTTTGCGAAAGTGTGGGAATCGCAGAAGGCGTTTCACGCCGATTATCAGATCTGGAAAGAGCTGGGCTACCTGCCCCGCGATTCCAAATAA
- a CDS encoding usg protein, with protein MLENQLHCQLLGWSLTTAEITYRMPDHRNLLQSYVWQEYDLAPRFPRLVRFLDFWTENLDGPLAEVRVAHKKLIGPAELRKVDAQWRLH; from the coding sequence ATGCTCGAAAACCAACTGCACTGCCAACTGCTCGGCTGGAGTCTGACCACGGCCGAGATCACCTATCGGATGCCGGATCATCGCAATCTGCTGCAAAGCTATGTCTGGCAGGAATACGATCTCGCGCCGCGTTTTCCCCGGCTGGTGCGGTTTCTGGATTTCTGGACTGAAAACCTCGACGGCCCGTTGGCGGAAGTTCGCGTCGCACACAAAAAACTCATCGGTCCGGCCGAGTTGCGCAAGGTCGATGCGCAATGGCGGTTACACTAG
- a CDS encoding CoA-acylating methylmalonate-semialdehyde dehydrogenase, with protein MIKIAHLIGGESASSADARIGPVFNPATGEQTAELELAGRATVENAIMRAEAAFAEWSARTPINRARIMFAYKELMQANMDELAVLVSREHGKTIADAKGSITRGIEIIEFACGIPQLLKGEFSSNVGTGVDSFNLRQPLGVCAGITPFNFPAMVPLWMYPVALACGNTFILKPSEKTPSCPLRMAELAHEAGVPKDVLQVVNGDKEAVDTLLQDDRVKAVSFVGSTPIAEYIYRTGTANNKRVQALGGAKNHMIVMPDADIPQVTDALIGSAFGSAGERCMAISVAVCVGEETANNVRDAVSQAASKLHVGPYTDNDSDFGPLSNQAHMTKVLSYIDTGVSEGADLVTDGRNLKLQGYEDGYFVGPCVFDNVTPDMTIYKEEIFGPVLGIVRSNSYADALSLVDEHELGNGAALFTNDGGVSRHFVEQSKIGMVGVNVPIPVPVAYHSFGGWKRSLFGDHHMHGPEGIRFYTKLKTATVAWPGGKQTGPEFSIPTLS; from the coding sequence ATGATTAAAATTGCTCATCTTATTGGCGGGGAGTCGGCATCGTCGGCAGACGCGAGAATTGGGCCCGTTTTCAATCCGGCTACCGGAGAACAGACGGCTGAGCTTGAACTTGCCGGCCGCGCCACGGTTGAAAATGCCATCATGCGGGCAGAAGCGGCGTTTGCTGAATGGTCGGCCCGAACACCGATCAACCGGGCCCGGATCATGTTCGCCTACAAGGAACTGATGCAGGCAAACATGGATGAACTTGCCGTCCTGGTCAGTCGCGAGCACGGCAAGACTATCGCCGATGCCAAGGGTTCAATCACGCGCGGCATTGAAATCATCGAGTTCGCGTGCGGTATTCCTCAATTGCTCAAGGGCGAGTTTTCGTCGAATGTCGGCACTGGTGTTGACAGTTTCAACCTGCGTCAACCGCTGGGCGTTTGCGCCGGAATCACACCGTTCAATTTTCCCGCAATGGTCCCCTTGTGGATGTATCCGGTGGCACTGGCTTGCGGCAACACATTCATTCTGAAGCCATCGGAAAAGACACCAAGTTGTCCGCTGCGCATGGCCGAGCTGGCCCATGAAGCAGGCGTGCCCAAGGACGTTCTTCAAGTGGTGAATGGTGATAAGGAAGCCGTCGATACACTGCTGCAGGATGATCGGGTAAAGGCGGTCAGCTTCGTCGGCTCGACGCCGATCGCAGAGTACATTTACCGCACCGGCACTGCCAACAACAAACGGGTGCAGGCACTTGGCGGCGCCAAGAACCACATGATCGTCATGCCGGACGCTGACATTCCGCAAGTGACTGATGCATTGATCGGATCAGCCTTTGGTTCAGCCGGCGAACGCTGCATGGCAATCTCCGTCGCGGTTTGCGTGGGCGAGGAAACGGCGAACAATGTTCGTGACGCAGTATCACAAGCGGCTTCAAAACTTCATGTCGGACCTTACACCGATAACGATTCCGATTTCGGTCCGCTCAGCAATCAGGCGCATATGACCAAAGTGCTGTCCTATATCGACACAGGGGTTTCGGAAGGGGCTGATCTCGTAACCGATGGCCGCAACCTGAAGCTGCAGGGCTATGAGGACGGCTACTTCGTCGGTCCATGTGTGTTTGACAATGTCACACCTGACATGACGATCTATAAGGAAGAGATTTTCGGACCGGTTTTGGGCATTGTGCGCAGTAACAGCTATGCTGACGCGCTATCTCTGGTGGACGAGCACGAACTTGGCAACGGGGCTGCGCTGTTCACCAATGATGGCGGTGTGTCCCGGCATTTCGTTGAACAAAGCAAGATTGGCATGGTTGGCGTAAACGTCCCGATCCCGGTGCCTGTTGCCTATCACAGCTTTGGCGGCTGGAAGCGATCGTTGTTTGGAGACCATCATATGCATGGGCCGGAAGGTATCCGCTTCTACACGAAATTGAAGACGGCCACCGTTGCATGGCCGGGTGGAAAACAAACCGGCCCGGAATTTTCCATTCCAACATTATCGTGA